The stretch of DNA GGGACCGTGAAGCCGCCCCGCAGGGCCAGGGTGCGGAGGGCCGCCCCCGTGTCCGGTGTGCCCGGCTTGGTGTCCAGGTCCAGGCCGATCAGATAGTGGGGCGATACTCCGCACGCGATGCCGTAACCGGTCGCCCAGGGCGCGGAGGCGAAGAGGCGGCGGATCGTTCCGGGGTCGCGGGAGGCGTCGTACACGCCGTGTCCCGGCAGGCCGCACGCGCCCCGGCACAGCACGGGCGGCGCTCCCGGGCGCTCGTCCCCGCGCGCGTGCCGGAGCGCGCGCCTCTCCGCGGAGTCGGCGGGGGAAGTGGTGGGCGGCTCCGTCCTCGGTGGTGTCCCGCGGCTGTCGAGGGGGGCGGTGCTCAGGTGCCGGGCCCACTCCTCCCGGTGCGGCGAAGGCACCGCGGGCAATTTCGAGCGTGACAGCGGGATGACGGCGAGCCCCCGCTCCGCGGCCGACAGGGCGTGGGCCAACGCCTTCGCCCTGGCTTGCCGGTCGATGGTGGCCATACCTCATTGTCGTACGGGCGTTCGATGACGGGAAGGGGCGCGATCGACGCTCAAGGGTGAAAAGTCCGACCGGCGAGACCGTTTCTGCCCGTACGGCGCCCGGAAACAGGGCCTCGCGCGGCCCGGAGGCGCGGCCCGGAAGGAGCGTTGGGGGTTTATCGACAGATCATCACGCTTGCGAGGGAATAGGCGCTTCATCGCTGGTTGGACCGGTTGCGCATGGGCAACTCTGGTCCAGCGACGTCGTCACCAGCACGGAAGCGGTCGGCCGACCGCTTCGTGAGAAGCCGTACTTCCCGGAACCTCCGGGCGTACTTTCCGTACATCCCGGGTCTCCCGGACAGTGGAGGAAATAGACATGGCAAGCATCCGTACCGCTCGCACTCTCGCCGCCGTCGCCGCCCTGCCCCTCGCGGCCGCACTGTTCTCGGGCATCGCCCAGGCCGACAACGGGTCCTTCGCGGGGAACGGATCGAACGCGGCCTCGGCGAGCGTCAGCGGCAGCGGCGTCGGTGACGACAACAACGGCAACTCGGCCACCAC from Streptomyces tsukubensis encodes:
- a CDS encoding bifunctional DNA primase/polymerase codes for the protein MATIDRQARAKALAHALSAAERGLAVIPLSRSKLPAVPSPHREEWARHLSTAPLDSRGTPPRTEPPTTSPADSAERRALRHARGDERPGAPPVLCRGACGLPGHGVYDASRDPGTIRRLFASAPWATGYGIACGVSPHYLIGLDLDTKPGTPDTGAALRTLALRGGFTVPETVVVLTPSGGRHLWLRGTRDTRVPNSVGRLAPGIDVRGRGGYLVGPGSLTSHGLYRFAPSTAHLPPAPCPTGLLRLLLPPPQPPPAAPPPAGPHRGEALTRFVRAARPGERNSRLFWAACRACESNLMDVLAPALAEAAIHTGLSPEETTHTLRSAARLTLGS